In Meleagris gallopavo isolate NT-WF06-2002-E0010 breed Aviagen turkey brand Nicholas breeding stock unplaced genomic scaffold, Turkey_5.1 ChrUn_random_7180001845650, whole genome shotgun sequence, a single genomic region encodes these proteins:
- the LOC104915701 gene encoding bromodomain adjacent to zinc finger domain protein 1A-like: MEDASDGGRSYKTVLDRWRESLLSSTSLSQVFLHLSTLDRSVIWSKSILNARCKVCRKKGDAESMVLCDGCDRGYHTYCIRPKLKIIPEGDWFCPECRPKQRSRRLSSRQRPSVESDEEMAERTEGRKRQATMK, from the exons atggAAGATGCCAGCGATGGTGGACGATCCTATAAAACAGTTTTGGATCGCTGGAGAGAGTCACTTCTTTCTTCTACCAGCTTGTCTCAAGTCTTCCTTCATCTGTCTACGTTGGATCGAAGTGTCATCTGGTCAAAGTCCATCCTCAATGCTCGCTGTAAAGTATGTCGAAAGAAAGGTGATGCAGAAAGCATGGTGCTGTGTGATGGCTGTGATCGAGGCTATCATACCTACTGTATCAGGCCCAAGCTGAAG ATCATTCCTGAAGGAGACTGGTTTTGTCCAGAGTGCCGACCAAAGCAGCGCTCTAGACGCCTTTCCTCCAGACAGAGACCATCTGTGGAAAGTGATGAAGAGATGGCTGAGCGaacagaagggaggaagaggCAAGCTACGATGAAATGA